The Pieris napi chromosome 21, ilPieNapi1.2, whole genome shotgun sequence genome contains a region encoding:
- the LOC125060113 gene encoding uncharacterized protein LOC125060113: MLAIAFVLFASVLVESRPFNITDLIIPHIVPPGQDEIEIECRYDANFTLLNWFKGNTEFFRYKPGAAPSTRSFPILGVGRIELVHCGPTACRLRLGALTEEATGIYKCDIEKEVPPYQFESRTGYMEVHGHKHRKPVLEGLAEEFGEDDDMQAYCRGAPGAEIRWYINGQEMEEMRGSLAFKKKSSRLHFLGIPPTVTIQCAEYRFGKLSGSNQGKARWKEMHNEETPQEQRNGAATLYSGLYVIFMSYVFKFL, encoded by the coding sequence ATGCTAGCGATCGCATTCGTCTTATTCGCAAGCGTGCTTGTCGAGTCTCGCCcatttaatatcacagacttaaTAATCCCTCACATAGTGCCACCTGGCCAAGATGAGATCGAAATTGAGTGCCGATACGACGCTAACTTCACTCTGCTCAACTGGTTCAAAGGGAACACCGAGTTTTTCAGATACAAACCCGGTGCTGCGCCAAGTACGAGATCGTTCCCGATTTTGGGGGTTGGAAGAATTGAATTAGTTCACTGTGGACCGACAGCTTGTCGCCTAAGGCTGGGTGCATTGACTGAAGAAGCGACTGGTATCTACAAGTGCGATATTGAGAAGGAAGTGCCGCCTTATCAGTTTGAATCACGTACGGGTTACATGGAGGTGCATGGTCATAAGCATAGGAAACCGGTTCTAGAAGGATTGGCAGAGGAGTTTGGTGAAGATGACGATATGCAAGCATATTGCCGCGGTGCGCCCGGAGCAGAAATTCGCTGGTACATAAATGGACAAGAGATGGAGGAGATGAGAGGATCTCTTGCATTCAAGAAAAAGAGCTCACGGCTTCATTTCCTTGGCATACCTCCGACAGTTACGATTCAGTGTGCAGAATATAGATTTGGCAAATTGTCTGGGTCTAATCAGGGTAAGGCGCGATGGAAGGAAATGCACAATGAAGAAACACCACAGGAACAAAGAAATGGAGCTGCGACTTTATACAGTGGCCTTTACGTTATTTTTATGTCATATGTATTTAAGTTCTTGTAA